The following are encoded together in the Neomonachus schauinslandi chromosome 15, ASM220157v2, whole genome shotgun sequence genome:
- the LOC110584488 gene encoding tumor necrosis factor ligand superfamily member 12 translates to LAARRRERRRGRRGEPGTALLAPLALGLGLALACLGLLLAAVSLGSRASAPAQEPSQGELVAEEDPDPPELNPQTEESQDPGPFLKRLVRPRRNAPKGRKTRARRVIAAHYEVHPRPGQDGAQAGVDGTVSGWEEAKINSSNPLRYDRQSGEFLVMRAGLYYLYCQVHFDEGKAVYLKLDLLVDDALALRCLEEFSATAASAVGPQLRLCQVSGLLPLRPGSSLRIRTLPWAHLKAAPFLTYFGLFQVH, encoded by the exons CTGGCCGCCCGTCGGCGCGAGCGGCGGAGGGGGCGCCGGGGGGAGCCGGGCACCGCCCTGCTGGCCCCGCTCgcgctgggcctgggcctggcgCTGGCCTGCCTCGGCCTCCTGCTGGCCGCGGTCAGCCTGGGGAGCCGGGCATCGGCGCCCGCCCAG GAGCCTTCCCAGGGGGAGCTGGTGGCGGAGGAGGACCCGGACCCACCG GAACTGAATCCCCAGACAGAGGAAAGCCAGGATCCTGGGCCTTTCCTGAAGAGGCTGGTTCGGCCTCGCAGAAATG CACCTAAAGGCCGGAAAACGCGGGCTCGCAGAGTCATTGCAGCGCATTATGAAG TTCACCCACGACCGGGACAGGATGGAGCGCAGGCCG GTGTGGACGGCACGGTGAGCGGCTGGGAAGAGGCGAAAATCAACAGCTCCAACCCGCTGCGCTATGACCGCCAGAGCGGGGAGTTTCTCGTCATGCGGGCCGGGCTCTATTACCTCTACTGTCAG GTGCACTTTGACGAGGGGAAGGCTGTCTACCTGAAGCTGGACTTGCTGGTGGATGACGCGCTGGCCCTGCGCTGCCTGGAGGAGTTCTCGGCCACGGCCGCCAGCGCAGTGGGGCCCCAGCTCCGCCTCTGCCAGGTGTCTGGGCTGTTGCCCCTCCGGCCGGGGTCCTCCCTGCGGATCCGCACCCTCCCCTGGGCCCATCTCAAGGCCGCCCCCTTCCTCACCTACTTTGGACTCTTCCAGGTTCACTGA
- the TNFSF13 gene encoding tumor necrosis factor ligand superfamily member 13 isoform X2 — protein MPASFPSLLAPKGPPGDMGGPAREPALSVALWLSWGAALGAVACALALLTQQTELQNLRREVARLQRAGGPSEKEEGHPWLSLQEQSPDALEAWENGERARRKRAALTHKQKKDSDVTEVMWQPALKRGRGLEAQGYVVRVWDAGVYLLYSQVLFHDVTFTMGQVVSREGQGRQETLFRCVRSMPSNPDWAYNSCYSAGVFHLHQGDILSVTIPRGRAKLSLSPHGTFLGFVKL, from the exons ATGCCAGCCTCGTTTCCTTCCTTGCTAGCTCCCAAAGGGCCCCCGGGAGACATGGGTGGCCCGGCCCGAGAGCCGGCACTCTCAGTCGCCCTCTGGTTGAGTTGGGGGGCAGCTCTGGGGGCTGTGGCTTGTGCCCTGGCTCTGCTGACCCAGCAAACAGAGCTGCAAAATCTAAGGAGAGAGGTGGCTCGACTGCAGAGGGCCGGAGGGCCCTCCGAGAAGGAGGAAGGGCATCCATGGCTGAGCCTCCAGGAGCAG AGCCCTGATGCCCTGGAAGCCTGGGAGAATGGGGAGAGAGCCCGGAGAAAGAGAGCAGCGCTCACGCATAAGCAGAAGA AGGACTCCGATGTGACGGAGGTGATGTGGCAACCCGCCCTTAAGCGTGGGAGAGGTCTGGAGGCCCAAGGATATGTTGTTCGAGTCTGGGACGCTGGGGTCTATCTGCTGTATAGTCAG GTCCTGTTCCATGATGTGACTTTCACCATGGGTCAGGTGGTGTCTCGGGAGGGCCAGGGAAGGCAGGAGACTCTCTTCCGATGTGTCCGAAGCATGCCCTCCAACCCGGACTGGGCCTACAACAGCTGCTACAGCGCAG GTGTCTTCCACCTACACCAAGGGGATATTCTGAGCGTCACCATCCCCCGGGGGAGGGCGAAACTCAGCCTCTCTCCGCATGGAACCTTCCTGGGGTTTGTGAAACTGTGA
- the TNFSF13 gene encoding tumor necrosis factor ligand superfamily member 13 isoform X1: MPASFPSLLAPKGPPGDMGGPAREPALSVALWLSWGAALGAVACALALLTQQTELQNLRREVARLQRAGGPSEKEEGHPWLSLQEQSPDALEAWENGERARRKRAALTHKQKKKHSVLHLVPINITSKEDSDVTEVMWQPALKRGRGLEAQGYVVRVWDAGVYLLYSQVLFHDVTFTMGQVVSREGQGRQETLFRCVRSMPSNPDWAYNSCYSAGVFHLHQGDILSVTIPRGRAKLSLSPHGTFLGFVKL, from the exons ATGCCAGCCTCGTTTCCTTCCTTGCTAGCTCCCAAAGGGCCCCCGGGAGACATGGGTGGCCCGGCCCGAGAGCCGGCACTCTCAGTCGCCCTCTGGTTGAGTTGGGGGGCAGCTCTGGGGGCTGTGGCTTGTGCCCTGGCTCTGCTGACCCAGCAAACAGAGCTGCAAAATCTAAGGAGAGAGGTGGCTCGACTGCAGAGGGCCGGAGGGCCCTCCGAGAAGGAGGAAGGGCATCCATGGCTGAGCCTCCAGGAGCAG AGCCCTGATGCCCTGGAAGCCTGGGAGAATGGGGAGAGAGCCCGGAGAAAGAGAGCAGCGCTCACGCATAAGCAGAAGA AGAAGCATTCCGTCCTGCACCTTGTCCCCATCAACATCACCTCCAAGG AGGACTCCGATGTGACGGAGGTGATGTGGCAACCCGCCCTTAAGCGTGGGAGAGGTCTGGAGGCCCAAGGATATGTTGTTCGAGTCTGGGACGCTGGGGTCTATCTGCTGTATAGTCAG GTCCTGTTCCATGATGTGACTTTCACCATGGGTCAGGTGGTGTCTCGGGAGGGCCAGGGAAGGCAGGAGACTCTCTTCCGATGTGTCCGAAGCATGCCCTCCAACCCGGACTGGGCCTACAACAGCTGCTACAGCGCAG GTGTCTTCCACCTACACCAAGGGGATATTCTGAGCGTCACCATCCCCCGGGGGAGGGCGAAACTCAGCCTCTCTCCGCATGGAACCTTCCTGGGGTTTGTGAAACTGTGA